A genomic region of Bactrocera dorsalis isolate Fly_Bdor chromosome 3, ASM2337382v1, whole genome shotgun sequence contains the following coding sequences:
- the LOC125777385 gene encoding uncharacterized protein LOC125777385 translates to MLRCKVRYWKQMYNKAEEWRKSTGAGIDVGDDVSSIKAKLSQMCPNYERFSVLFGSKSEANCVVETYNPEVSQYCSDFADFVEVVEIPASSQSSAEPSGSLNDNAEQTTVGAEVATDLPTTPSFLEKVKKRAPKNILSELKDIQKKREQFFEQRIEIEKEKLKLELDREKINKDFEIKKLELEQKERLAMIELKCKYNM, encoded by the exons ATGTTGCGCTGCAAGGTCCGGTACTGGAAGCAGATGTATAACAAAGCTGAGGAGTGGCGCAAATCGACTGGTGCTGGAATAGACGTTGGCGATGATGTTTCCTCAATAAAAG caaaactttcacaaatGTGTCCGAATTATGAACGGTTTTCGGTTCTATTTGGGAGTAAATCCGAAGCCAATTGTGTTGTAGAGACGTACAACCCTGAAGTGTCACAATACTGCAGCGATTTTGCAGACTTTGTAGAGGTAGTGGAAATTCCAGCATCATCACAATCATCTGCGGAACCATCGGGTTCACTTAACGACAATGCAGAACAGACAACAGTAGGAGCAGAGGTAGCAACAGATCTTCCTACCACTCCGTCGTTcctcgaaaaagtgaaaaaacgtgctccaaaaaatattcttagtgAACTTAAAGATATACAAAAGAAAAGAGAACAGTTTTTTGAGCAAcgaatagaaattgaaaaagaaaagttaaagctAGAATTGGACagagaaaagataaataaagattttgaaataaaaaaattggagttAGAGCAAAAAGAAAGACTGGCGATGATTGAACTAAagtgtaaatataatatgtaa